Proteins found in one Lysinibacillus fusiformis genomic segment:
- a CDS encoding YtnP family quorum-quenching lactonase has product MDQLQFHNMSLSWLNGGVTCLDGGAMFGVVPKPLWSRKYPVNEKNQIELPTEPILIQYEGKNYLIDTGVGFNKLNEKQLRNFGVTEESSLVDSLQELGLTTADIDVVLMTHLHFDHAGGLTQWEGDVLVPTFPNAKIFVTKIEWDEMRNPNIRSKNTYWKENWEPVQHLVETYEGSLEVVPGIEMIHTGGHSEGHAVIKLTQNDEVLLHMADIMPTHAHQNPLWVLAYDDYPMTSVFAKERLMKEALANNYGFIFYHDAYYRMIRWDESGKEMVDKLERSRQAVITF; this is encoded by the coding sequence ATGGATCAGTTACAGTTTCACAATATGTCATTATCATGGCTAAACGGGGGTGTCACGTGCCTAGATGGTGGTGCGATGTTTGGCGTTGTACCAAAGCCACTTTGGTCTCGCAAATATCCAGTCAATGAAAAAAACCAAATTGAATTACCAACAGAACCGATCCTCATTCAATATGAGGGCAAAAACTACCTCATTGATACGGGTGTTGGTTTTAACAAATTAAATGAAAAGCAGTTACGAAACTTTGGTGTAACAGAAGAATCTTCGTTAGTAGATAGCTTACAAGAGTTAGGCTTAACGACAGCAGATATTGATGTAGTGTTAATGACGCATTTACATTTTGATCATGCTGGTGGTTTAACGCAATGGGAAGGGGATGTACTTGTACCAACTTTCCCGAATGCTAAGATTTTTGTAACGAAAATTGAATGGGATGAAATGCGTAACCCAAATATTCGCTCTAAAAATACCTATTGGAAAGAAAATTGGGAGCCCGTACAGCATTTAGTTGAAACTTACGAAGGATCGTTGGAAGTAGTACCTGGAATCGAAATGATTCATACGGGTGGTCATAGTGAGGGACATGCCGTAATCAAGCTAACGCAAAATGATGAAGTGTTATTGCACATGGCAGATATTATGCCGACCCATGCTCACCAAAATCCACTATGGGTATTAGCCTATGACGATTATCCAATGACAAGTGTATTTGCAAAAGAGCGACTGATGAAAGAAGCGCTAGCGAATAACTATGGCTTTATTTTCTATCACGATGCTTATTACCGTATGATTAGATGGGATGAATCAGGCAAAGAGATGGTGGATAAACTAGAGCGTAGTAGACAAGCTGTTATTACATTTTAA
- the trmB gene encoding tRNA (guanosine(46)-N7)-methyltransferase TrmB — protein sequence MRLRNKPWAEEMITDHPEVIIPNPEDFKGNWQAVFGNDNPIHIEVGSGKGQFVTGMALQNPTINYIGIELYDSVIVCALEKVLEAKSPANLRLLKVNGADLYKFFDKNDVSRVYLNFSDPWPKTRHAKRRLTHGDFLKLYESILVDNGEVHFKTDNRGLFEYSLISVSEYGMLLKYVSLDLHANMPEDNVMTEYEEKFSAKGQPIYRLESQFITKL from the coding sequence TTGAGATTAAGAAATAAGCCTTGGGCAGAGGAAATGATTACAGATCATCCAGAGGTGATTATTCCAAATCCTGAAGACTTTAAAGGAAATTGGCAGGCCGTTTTTGGCAATGACAACCCTATCCATATTGAAGTAGGCTCTGGAAAAGGGCAATTTGTGACAGGTATGGCTTTGCAAAATCCAACGATCAATTATATTGGAATTGAACTTTATGATAGTGTGATTGTTTGTGCATTAGAAAAAGTACTAGAGGCAAAATCTCCAGCGAATTTACGTTTACTAAAAGTAAATGGCGCAGATTTATATAAATTCTTTGACAAAAATGATGTATCACGAGTATACCTGAATTTCTCAGATCCTTGGCCAAAAACACGACATGCAAAAAGACGTTTAACGCACGGGGATTTTTTGAAATTATATGAGTCGATTTTAGTGGATAATGGGGAAGTCCATTTTAAAACGGATAACCGTGGTCTGTTCGAGTATTCTTTAATCAGTGTGTCTGAATATGGGATGTTATTAAAGTATGTATCTCTCGACCTACATGCAAATATGCCAGAGGATAATGTGATGACAGAATATGAAGAGAAGTTTTCTGCGAAGGGGCAGCCGATTTATCGCTTAGAATCGCAATTTATCACTAAATTGTAG
- a CDS encoding diacylglycerol/lipid kinase family protein has translation MNILFIVNEAAGNGKGKKVWLQLQQQLTIPYQVAFTEYEGHGQEIAQQWAQQQQDKKLLVVVGGDGTIHEVASGVVHNEYIIIGVVRAGSGNDFARYFHSFSNAQQIEDYVKTTLANVRMDAGIVQLGNRRKEIFVNNAGIGFDAYVTKSINTSRLKFYLNKIGLGKLSYAVAVIRGLFRFERFDITIRSGEQEWQFQQTWFVAMSNQPYFGGGMKISPAAKADDGQVDITIVHGISRIKLLVVFVTVFFEKHTKFKEVTFLQGQDFELIAANKVDCHADGNYIGIVNQGTNIHCTIQQNAWQVIIKDS, from the coding sequence ATGAACATTCTATTTATCGTCAATGAGGCAGCAGGAAATGGAAAAGGAAAAAAAGTTTGGCTCCAACTTCAACAGCAACTAACGATTCCCTATCAAGTGGCTTTTACGGAATATGAAGGACATGGACAGGAAATCGCGCAACAATGGGCACAACAGCAGCAAGATAAAAAGTTACTTGTCGTTGTTGGTGGTGATGGCACCATCCATGAAGTGGCTAGTGGCGTTGTACATAATGAATACATCATAATTGGTGTTGTTCGTGCTGGCTCAGGTAATGACTTTGCACGCTATTTTCACTCATTTTCCAATGCTCAGCAAATCGAGGACTATGTAAAGACTACCTTGGCCAATGTGAGGATGGATGCAGGAATCGTTCAGCTTGGGAATAGACGAAAAGAAATATTTGTCAATAATGCTGGCATAGGCTTCGATGCCTATGTGACAAAATCAATTAATACTTCTCGTCTTAAGTTTTATCTCAATAAGATTGGACTTGGAAAACTTTCGTATGCTGTCGCTGTTATTAGAGGGCTATTTCGCTTTGAACGTTTTGACATAACGATACGCTCAGGAGAACAGGAATGGCAATTTCAGCAGACATGGTTTGTGGCAATGAGTAATCAACCTTATTTTGGGGGAGGCATGAAAATATCACCTGCCGCAAAAGCAGATGATGGCCAAGTGGATATAACGATTGTACATGGGATTTCACGTATCAAATTATTAGTTGTATTTGTCACTGTGTTTTTTGAAAAGCATACAAAATTTAAGGAAGTTACATTTTTACAGGGACAGGATTTTGAACTTATCGCAGCAAATAAGGTTGATTGCCATGCGGATGGTAATTATATTGGCATTGTCAATCAAGGGACCAATATCCACTGTACAATACAACAAAATGCTTGGCAGGTTATTATCAAGGATTCATAA
- a CDS encoding NERD domain-containing protein: MAQLVKLQDYISRYQIDLARYPTQFVRLKKNQWERIKRQWELGEDISEWQHVDNEAEAEAYEEKERFSFIKKWFAGRQKEITEDVEEVEISNELVSDEDIIPEEETTLTFEPKIVYAPQSIHELKRMFIDQFFHFQMKWASSTLREKSYVDPRFMRDSLLRMLLQTLPDNYLLFYYPILQIRKAPIELDVVLMSPTECICITVLEADNQAVYVGGSDRFWIKKVGTKDSKVLNPTINLGRMESVLSQLFKQEDIDMPIRKVVLTRNGYFDYPGSPFGVRFVDRRNYHEWIEHLRKVSSPMKHMQIRAAQTILNTVQTTSFNRDIWQQAPQPTED; the protein is encoded by the coding sequence ATGGCACAATTGGTGAAATTACAAGATTATATTTCACGCTATCAAATTGATTTAGCGAGATACCCAACACAGTTTGTGCGCCTAAAGAAAAACCAATGGGAGCGCATTAAGCGACAGTGGGAATTGGGAGAAGATATTAGCGAGTGGCAACATGTCGACAATGAGGCAGAAGCGGAGGCTTACGAGGAAAAAGAACGATTTTCCTTCATAAAAAAATGGTTTGCTGGACGGCAAAAGGAAATAACAGAGGATGTTGAAGAAGTAGAGATATCAAATGAGCTTGTCAGTGATGAGGATATCATTCCAGAAGAAGAAACGACGCTCACATTTGAACCTAAAATTGTGTATGCACCACAATCCATCCATGAGCTGAAACGAATGTTTATTGATCAATTTTTTCATTTTCAAATGAAATGGGCCAGTTCAACATTACGAGAAAAATCATATGTAGATCCTCGTTTTATGCGTGACTCATTGCTTCGTATGTTATTGCAAACATTACCAGATAATTATCTATTGTTTTATTATCCGATACTACAAATTAGAAAAGCTCCTATAGAGCTGGATGTAGTGTTAATGTCCCCAACTGAGTGTATTTGTATTACGGTCTTAGAGGCTGACAATCAAGCTGTTTACGTAGGTGGCAGTGATCGCTTCTGGATTAAAAAAGTAGGGACGAAGGATTCTAAAGTCTTGAATCCAACGATTAATTTAGGTCGGATGGAATCGGTACTGTCACAGTTATTTAAACAAGAGGATATTGATATGCCTATCCGTAAGGTTGTGCTAACTCGCAATGGATATTTTGATTATCCTGGTTCACCATTTGGGGTTCGCTTTGTTGATCGTCGAAATTACCATGAATGGATAGAGCATTTAAGAAAAGTTTCCTCTCCTATGAAGCACATGCAAATCCGAGCTGCACAGACAATTTTAAATACAGTCCAAACGACTTCCTTTAACCGAGATATTTGGCAGCAAGCTCCTCAGCCAACAGAGGACTGA
- the dat gene encoding D-amino-acid transaminase, translating into MAYSLWNDQIVEEGSIAVSPEDRGYQFGDGIYEVIKVYNGNMFTAQEHIDRFYASAEKIRLVIPYTKDVLHKLLHELIEKNNLDTGHVYFQITRGANSRNHVFPDASVPAVLTGNVKAGERAYENFEKGVKATFVEDIRWLRCDIKSLNLLGAVLAKQEAAEKGCYEAILHRGDIVTECSSANVYGIKDGKLYTHPANNFILNGITRQVILKCAEEISLPVVEEPMTKADLLTMDEIIVSSVSSEVTPVIDVDGNQIGAGVPGEWTRKLQQAFEAKLPLSLNTK; encoded by the coding sequence ATGGCATATTCATTATGGAATGATCAAATTGTGGAAGAAGGATCCATTGCGGTATCACCAGAAGATAGAGGCTATCAATTTGGTGATGGCATTTATGAAGTAATCAAAGTTTATAACGGAAATATGTTTACAGCACAAGAGCATATTGATCGTTTCTATGCAAGCGCCGAAAAAATTCGTCTTGTTATTCCTTATACGAAAGACGTTTTACACAAATTATTACATGAGCTAATTGAAAAAAATAATCTAGATACAGGGCATGTTTATTTCCAAATCACACGTGGTGCCAATTCACGTAATCACGTTTTCCCAGATGCAAGTGTACCAGCTGTATTAACAGGTAATGTAAAAGCGGGTGAACGTGCATATGAGAACTTTGAAAAAGGGGTAAAGGCTACGTTTGTAGAGGATATTCGTTGGTTACGCTGTGATATTAAATCGTTAAACTTACTTGGTGCAGTATTAGCAAAACAAGAGGCTGCTGAAAAGGGCTGCTATGAAGCAATTTTACATCGTGGGGATATCGTAACAGAATGCTCATCAGCAAACGTTTATGGGATTAAAGACGGTAAGCTTTATACACATCCAGCAAATAACTTCATTTTAAACGGTATTACTCGTCAAGTGATTTTGAAATGTGCAGAGGAGATTAGTTTACCTGTCGTGGAAGAACCAATGACAAAAGCTGATTTATTAACAATGGATGAAATCATTGTATCATCTGTATCTTCTGAAGTTACACCTGTTATTGATGTGGATGGTAACCAAATTGGTGCAGGAGTGCCAGGTGAATGGACGCGTAAATTGCAACAAGCTTTTGAGGCGAAATTACCACTTTCTTTGAATACAAAATAA